One Filimonas effusa genomic window carries:
- the rplD gene encoding 50S ribosomal protein L4: MQVEVLNTKGQKTGRSVELPDDIFGAEPNDHVLYLAVKQYLAAQRQGTHKVKTRAEVHGASRKLHRQKGTGGSRKGNIRNPLYKGGGTIFGPKPHGYGFKLNKKVKDLAKISALSYKAKDNAIVVVEEMNFDAPKTKQFAETLKSLNVAGKKTLLVLAEYNDNLYLSLRNISSVGSTLLTDINTYDIVNADVLVLTENAAKVFTETETGVEA, translated from the coding sequence ATGCAAGTAGAAGTATTAAATACAAAAGGACAAAAAACCGGTAGGTCTGTTGAGTTACCGGACGATATATTCGGTGCAGAACCTAATGACCACGTTCTTTACCTCGCAGTTAAGCAATACCTGGCAGCTCAGCGTCAGGGTACTCATAAAGTAAAAACCCGTGCCGAAGTACATGGCGCAAGCCGTAAACTTCACCGTCAAAAAGGTACCGGTGGATCCCGTAAAGGTAATATCCGTAACCCTTTATATAAGGGCGGTGGTACCATCTTCGGACCTAAACCACACGGTTATGGCTTTAAACTGAACAAGAAAGTGAAAGACCTCGCTAAGATCTCTGCTCTTTCTTACAAAGCGAAAGACAACGCTATCGTGGTTGTTGAAGAAATGAACTTCGACGCCCCAAAAACAAAACAATTCGCTGAAACCCTGAAGAGCCTCAACGTGGCTGGTAAGAAAACCTTACTGGTACTGGCTGAGTACAACGACAACCTGTACCTGAGCCTCCGCAACATCTCTTCAGTGGGTAGCACCTTACTTACCGACATCAACACTTACGATATCGTAAATGCAGACGTACTGGTATTGACTGAGAATGCTGCTAAAGTGTTCACCGAGACAGAAACAGGTGTTGAAGCCTAG
- the rplN gene encoding 50S ribosomal protein L14 — MIQQESRLNVADNSGAKEVLCIRVLGNSGQDYAKIGDKIVVTVKDAIPAGGIKKGTVSKAVIVRTTNKLRRKDGSYIRFDDNAVVLLNNSDEPRGTRIFGPVARELRDKGYMKIISLAPEVL; from the coding sequence ATGATTCAGCAAGAAAGCAGACTCAATGTAGCTGATAATAGTGGAGCAAAAGAAGTACTCTGTATCAGGGTATTAGGCAACTCCGGCCAGGATTACGCCAAAATCGGAGACAAAATCGTTGTCACTGTAAAGGATGCGATCCCTGCAGGTGGTATTAAAAAAGGTACCGTTTCTAAAGCGGTTATCGTACGTACAACCAACAAATTACGCCGTAAAGACGGGTCTTATATCCGTTTCGACGACAACGCGGTGGTTTTATTGAACAACTCCGACGAACCTAGGGGTACCCGTATCTTCGGACCTGTGGCTAGAGAATTACGTGATAAGGGATATATGAAGATCATTTCCCTCGCACCCGAAGTATTATAG
- the rplB gene encoding 50S ribosomal protein L2, producing MALKKYKPMTAGTRWRIGNAYAEITTNEPEKSLLEPISKTGGRNAQGRRAMRYIGGGNKKHYRIIDFKRNKRDIDAKVVSIEYDPNRTAFIALLQYADGEKRYILAPQGLQVGATVVAGDAVAPEIGNALMMKNMPLGTMIHNIELQPGQGGKMARSAGASAQLANKEEKYAVLKMPSGELRKVLINCYATVGVTSNGDHNLERAGKAGVNRWKGIRPRNRGVAMNPVDHPMGGGEGKSSGGHPRSRTGKYAKGEVTRSRTKSSNKMIIQRRNGKKLAK from the coding sequence ATGGCACTTAAGAAGTACAAACCAATGACCGCAGGCACCCGCTGGAGAATCGGCAATGCCTACGCTGAAATCACTACCAACGAGCCTGAAAAAAGCCTCCTGGAGCCTATCAGCAAAACCGGCGGTCGTAACGCGCAAGGTCGTCGTGCTATGCGCTACATCGGTGGTGGTAACAAAAAACACTACCGTATCATCGACTTCAAGCGTAACAAACGCGATATCGATGCAAAAGTTGTTTCTATCGAATACGATCCAAACCGTACAGCTTTTATTGCTTTGCTGCAATACGCTGATGGCGAAAAAAGATATATCCTGGCTCCCCAGGGCTTACAGGTTGGCGCTACCGTAGTAGCAGGCGACGCTGTTGCTCCGGAGATCGGTAACGCACTCATGATGAAGAATATGCCCCTCGGTACTATGATTCATAACATCGAACTGCAGCCTGGCCAGGGTGGTAAAATGGCTAGAAGCGCTGGCGCTTCTGCCCAGCTGGCGAACAAAGAAGAAAAATATGCAGTATTGAAAATGCCTTCCGGCGAACTGCGTAAAGTGCTCATCAACTGCTACGCTACTGTAGGTGTTACCTCTAACGGCGACCATAACCTCGAACGCGCTGGTAAAGCCGGTGTAAACCGTTGGAAAGGTATCCGCCCCCGTAACCGTGGTGTTGCAATGAACCCTGTCGATCACCCAATGGGTGGTGGTGAAGGTAAATCTTCAGGTGGTCACCCACGTAGCCGTACAGGTAAGTACGCTAAAGGTGAAGTTACCCGCAGCCGCACCAAGAGCTCTAATAAGATGATTATTCAGAGAAGGAACGGAAAGAAATTAGCTAAATAA
- the rplW gene encoding 50S ribosomal protein L23 produces the protein MKLTEVLVKPILTEKANAQQEKLRRYAFKVNRKANKLEIKSAIEEFYGVSVTEVNTVVVPGKNKTRYTKAGFIKGVKPAYKKAYVTVAEGETIDLYANI, from the coding sequence ATGAAACTGACAGAAGTTTTAGTAAAACCAATTTTAACAGAAAAAGCAAACGCTCAGCAGGAAAAACTTCGCAGGTATGCTTTCAAAGTAAACCGCAAAGCCAATAAGCTGGAAATCAAATCCGCTATAGAAGAATTCTACGGCGTTTCTGTAACTGAGGTTAACACGGTAGTAGTACCTGGTAAAAATAAAACCCGCTATACAAAAGCTGGCTTTATCAAAGGTGTGAAACCTGCCTATAAAAAGGCTTATGTAACTGTAGCGGAAGGCGAAACGATCGACCTGTACGCTAACATTTAA
- the rplP gene encoding 50S ribosomal protein L16, giving the protein MLQPKRTKHRKMQKGRIREVAKRGNYIAFGSFALKALEPIWLTNRQIEAARQSMTRAMKREGNVWIRVFPDKSVTRKPLEVRMGKGKGNPEFWAAVVEPGRILFEVDGVSQEVAQEAMLLASQKLPIKTKFVVRRDLQA; this is encoded by the coding sequence ATGTTACAGCCAAAAAGAACGAAACATAGGAAAATGCAGAAAGGACGCATTCGTGAAGTTGCCAAAAGAGGTAACTACATCGCGTTCGGTTCTTTCGCTTTAAAGGCGCTTGAGCCTATATGGTTAACTAACCGTCAGATCGAAGCCGCTCGTCAGTCAATGACGCGTGCTATGAAACGGGAAGGTAATGTGTGGATCCGCGTATTCCCCGACAAATCCGTTACCCGCAAACCACTTGAAGTGAGGATGGGTAAAGGTAAAGGTAACCCCGAATTCTGGGCTGCCGTAGTGGAACCAGGACGTATCCTGTTTGAGGTGGACGGTGTAAGCCAGGAAGTAGCTCAGGAAGCTATGTTATTAGCCTCTCAGAAGCTTCCCATTAAAACAAAATTTGTTGTAAGGCGCGACCTGCAAGCTTAA
- the rplE gene encoding 50S ribosomal protein L5: MSTTKYTPRLADKYKNEVLPALMKKFAYKTVMQAPKLEKICINRGVNGAVADKKMVDIAIEELTMITGQKAVATTSKKDISNFKLRKGMPIGARVTLRGEKMFEFLDRLIAVSLPRVRDFKGISDKAFDGRGNYTLGVTEQIIFPEIDIDKVSKITGMDITFVTTAGTNEEAYELLKEMGMPFKNIKKDNN; encoded by the coding sequence ATGAGTACTACAAAATACACTCCGAGATTGGCAGATAAGTACAAAAACGAAGTACTTCCTGCTTTAATGAAAAAATTTGCTTACAAAACTGTAATGCAAGCTCCTAAACTGGAGAAGATCTGTATTAACCGCGGCGTTAACGGCGCCGTTGCCGATAAGAAAATGGTGGATATCGCCATCGAAGAGTTAACAATGATCACAGGCCAGAAAGCAGTGGCTACTACCAGTAAAAAAGACATCTCTAACTTCAAACTGCGTAAAGGCATGCCTATCGGCGCCCGCGTTACGCTTCGTGGAGAAAAAATGTTTGAATTCCTGGATCGTTTGATCGCGGTTTCATTACCTCGTGTACGTGACTTCAAAGGTATCAGTGACAAGGCTTTCGACGGCCGTGGTAACTATACCTTGGGTGTTACCGAGCAAATCATTTTCCCTGAGATCGATATCGATAAAGTGAGCAAGATCACTGGTATGGATATCACTTTCGTAACTACTGCCGGTACCAACGAAGAAGCTTACGAATTACTCAAAGAAATGGGTATGCCGTTTAAAAACATTAAAAAGGATAACAACTAA
- the rplO gene encoding 50S ribosomal protein L15 → MKLHNLKPAEGATHKEKRLGRGEASGKGGTSTKGNKGSQSRAGYQRKNAHEGGQMPIQRRVPKRGFKNNNRIEYKVFNLGQIDQLVEKYGITEFSMENLYMNGLVNRTDNVKVLGHGELKSKLTFKVSAISEKAKAAIEAAGGSVEVLN, encoded by the coding sequence ATGAAACTGCACAATTTAAAACCAGCAGAAGGTGCTACGCACAAAGAAAAACGTTTAGGCCGCGGTGAAGCTTCCGGTAAAGGTGGTACTTCTACCAAAGGTAACAAAGGTAGCCAGAGCCGTGCCGGTTATCAACGCAAAAACGCACACGAAGGCGGTCAGATGCCTATCCAGCGTCGCGTTCCAAAACGTGGTTTTAAAAATAACAACCGCATCGAGTATAAAGTATTTAACCTGGGCCAGATCGACCAGCTGGTTGAAAAATACGGTATCACTGAATTCAGCATGGAGAACCTGTACATGAATGGACTGGTTAACCGTACCGACAATGTTAAAGTATTGGGCCACGGTGAGTTAAAATCCAAACTGACCTTCAAAGTAAGCGCTATCAGCGAAAAAGCAAAAGCAGCAATTGAAGCGGCAGGTGGATCAGTTGAAGTTTTGAACTAA
- the rpsS gene encoding 30S ribosomal protein S19, giving the protein MARSIKKGPYVDSKLETKVLAINEGKAKKGVVKTWSRRSTITPDFVGHTFAVHNGNKFIPVYVTEFMVGHKLGEFAPTRNFRGHAGSKK; this is encoded by the coding sequence ATGGCTCGTTCAATTAAAAAAGGCCCTTACGTAGATAGCAAACTGGAAACAAAAGTTCTGGCTATCAACGAAGGAAAAGCGAAGAAAGGCGTTGTAAAAACCTGGAGTCGTCGCTCTACAATCACTCCTGATTTCGTAGGACACACTTTCGCGGTTCACAATGGCAACAAATTCATCCCTGTTTACGTAACAGAATTCATGGTAGGCCACAAATTAGGCGAATTCGCTCCTACCAGGAACTTTAGAGGTCACGCAGGAAGTAAAAAATAG
- the rpmD gene encoding 50S ribosomal protein L30, with the protein MKKIKITLVKSAIDRPQRQKLTLQALGLNKLNSFKEVEATPQILGMVTKVNHLVKVEEI; encoded by the coding sequence ATGAAGAAGATCAAAATAACACTGGTTAAAAGTGCCATCGACAGACCTCAGCGCCAGAAGTTGACTTTGCAGGCTTTAGGCTTGAATAAGCTGAACTCCTTCAAAGAAGTAGAAGCTACGCCTCAGATCCTGGGCATGGTTACTAAAGTGAATCACCTGGTAAAGGTTGAAGAAATCTAA
- the rplR gene encoding 50S ribosomal protein L18 — translation MSNAKVVRRQKIRYRIRKKVAGTPTKPRLSVFRSNSDTYLQLIDDENGKTLVSASTKDKDIAAQKVTKSEKSKLAGAAVGRKAIELGLQTVIFDRNGYLYHGRVKAAAEGAREAGLQF, via the coding sequence ATGAGCAACGCTAAAGTTGTAAGAAGACAAAAGATCCGTTACAGAATTCGTAAGAAAGTAGCGGGTACTCCTACCAAGCCAAGGCTGTCAGTGTTTCGCAGCAACAGCGATACTTACCTGCAATTGATCGATGATGAAAACGGTAAAACACTGGTTTCTGCATCTACAAAAGACAAAGATATCGCCGCGCAAAAAGTAACTAAATCTGAAAAATCTAAACTCGCTGGTGCAGCCGTTGGCCGCAAAGCAATCGAATTAGGTCTTCAGACTGTTATCTTCGACCGTAATGGTTACCTGTATCATGGCCGCGTAAAAGCTGCTGCTGAAGGTGCCCGCGAAGCTGGTCTTCAATTTTAA
- the rpsC gene encoding 30S ribosomal protein S3 has product MGQKANPIGNRLGIIRGWESNWYGSKKDYATKLIEDNKIRTYLNARISKGGIAKIVIERTLGKLIVTIHTSKPGIIIGKGGNEVDRIKEELKKLTGKDDVQINILEIRRPELDATIVGDTIARQLENRINFKRAIKMAIASTLRMGAEGIKVKVSGRLGGAEIARSEEFKQGRTPLHTFRMDIDYANVFAQTVYGKIGIKVWICKGEVLGKRELNPNFVGGKNDMNDRREHRGDDRRDHRGDRRDDRRGGGDRRGGERRGGGDRRN; this is encoded by the coding sequence ATGGGTCAGAAAGCAAATCCTATTGGTAACAGGTTAGGCATCATCCGCGGATGGGAGAGTAACTGGTATGGCAGCAAGAAAGACTATGCTACCAAGTTGATTGAAGATAACAAGATCAGGACTTACCTGAATGCGCGTATCAGCAAAGGCGGTATCGCTAAAATCGTTATCGAGCGTACATTGGGTAAACTGATTGTTACTATCCACACTTCTAAGCCTGGTATCATCATCGGTAAAGGCGGTAACGAAGTAGATCGTATCAAAGAAGAACTGAAAAAATTAACCGGTAAAGACGACGTTCAGATCAACATCCTGGAGATCCGTCGCCCTGAGCTGGACGCAACTATAGTTGGCGATACTATTGCCCGTCAGTTAGAAAACCGTATCAACTTCAAGCGTGCTATCAAAATGGCGATCGCTTCTACACTCCGTATGGGTGCTGAAGGTATCAAAGTGAAAGTTAGCGGCCGTTTAGGCGGTGCTGAGATTGCACGTTCTGAAGAATTCAAACAAGGTCGTACTCCGCTCCATACCTTCCGTATGGATATCGACTACGCTAACGTCTTCGCTCAAACAGTTTACGGAAAGATCGGTATTAAAGTATGGATCTGTAAAGGTGAAGTGTTAGGCAAACGCGAGCTCAACCCCAACTTCGTAGGTGGCAAAAATGACATGAACGACAGAAGGGAACATCGTGGTGATGACCGCAGAGACCATCGCGGTGACCGCAGAGATGATCGCAGAGGCGGTGGTGACCGTCGCGGCGGCGAAAGAAGAGGCGGCGGAGATAGGAGGAACTAG
- the rpmC gene encoding 50S ribosomal protein L29 produces the protein MSKSIEFNKSIKDLSESDLKARIQEDELRLKKLEFAHAISPLENPMSIRNLRRDIARLKTQLAQKAAKA, from the coding sequence ATGTCAAAAAGTATTGAATTCAATAAGAGCATTAAAGACCTGAGCGAATCAGATCTGAAAGCTCGTATCCAGGAAGATGAACTGCGCTTGAAGAAGCTCGAGTTTGCTCACGCGATCTCTCCGCTCGAGAATCCAATGAGTATCCGTAACCTCAGAAGGGATATTGCCCGTCTGAAAACTCAACTGGCGCAAAAAGCTGCAAAAGCTTAA
- the rpsQ gene encoding 30S ribosomal protein S17 has protein sequence MSERNLRKTRTGVVSSNKMTKTITVAVERKVKHPIYGKFVKKTTKFHAHDEKNEATIGDIVKIMETRPLSKTKRWRLVEIVEKAK, from the coding sequence ATGTCTGAAAGAAATTTGCGTAAAACAAGGACAGGGGTGGTTAGCAGTAACAAAATGACTAAAACCATTACTGTTGCTGTTGAAAGAAAAGTAAAACACCCTATCTACGGTAAGTTCGTAAAAAAAACTACCAAGTTTCATGCTCACGATGAAAAAAACGAAGCCACTATCGGCGATATCGTGAAAATCATGGAAACCCGTCCCCTCAGCAAAACTAAACGCTGGAGACTGGTAGAAATCGTAGAAAAAGCGAAATAA
- the rplX gene encoding 50S ribosomal protein L24, whose translation MSNRFKPKYNIRKGDSVVVIAGDDKDLKKPRTVLEVIIDKGRVVVEGVNIITKHTKPSAQNTKGGIVKKEAPISISNVMLWDAKAGAPSKVTRSRENGKLVRIFKKSGEAVK comes from the coding sequence ATGAGCAACAGATTTAAACCTAAATACAATATCAGAAAAGGCGACTCGGTTGTTGTGATCGCCGGTGATGATAAGGATTTAAAAAAGCCCCGTACGGTTCTGGAGGTTATCATCGATAAGGGCCGTGTAGTAGTAGAAGGGGTTAACATCATTACCAAACACACCAAACCTTCCGCACAAAACACGAAAGGTGGTATTGTAAAGAAGGAAGCGCCTATCAGCATCTCCAACGTGATGCTTTGGGACGCTAAAGCAGGTGCACCTTCTAAAGTGACCCGCAGCCGCGAAAATGGTAAATTAGTTCGAATCTTTAAAAAGTCCGGGGAGGCAGTTAAGTAA
- the rpsJ gene encoding 30S ribosomal protein S10 translates to MSQRIRIKLQSYDHSLVDKSAEKIVKTVRSTGAVVTGPIPLPTHKKIFTVLRSPHVNKKSREQFQLCTHKRLLDIYTSSSRTVDALSKLDLPSGVEVEIKA, encoded by the coding sequence ATGTCGCAAAGAATCAGAATTAAATTACAGTCATACGATCACAGCCTGGTTGATAAATCAGCTGAGAAAATCGTGAAAACAGTTCGTAGTACAGGTGCAGTAGTAACAGGTCCTATTCCTTTACCTACTCATAAAAAAATATTCACTGTTCTGCGTTCACCCCACGTGAATAAAAAGAGCCGTGAGCAGTTCCAACTGTGTACACACAAGCGTTTACTCGACATTTACACTTCTTCTTCCAGAACTGTAGATGCACTGAGCAAACTCGATCTGCCTTCTGGTGTAGAAGTAGAGATCAAAGCGTGA
- the rpsN gene encoding 30S ribosomal protein S14, whose amino-acid sequence MAKESVKARQRKREAMVARYAEKRAALKAAGDYAALDQLPRNASPVRLKNRCQLTGRPKGYIRYFGLSRVIFRDMALNGKIPGVKKASW is encoded by the coding sequence ATGGCAAAAGAATCAGTAAAAGCCAGACAAAGGAAACGCGAAGCAATGGTAGCCAGGTATGCTGAAAAGCGTGCTGCCTTAAAAGCTGCCGGTGATTACGCTGCGCTGGATCAATTACCACGTAACGCTTCTCCAGTTCGTCTGAAGAACCGTTGCCAGTTAACAGGTCGTCCTAAAGGATATATCCGTTACTTCGGATTGTCCAGGGTTATATTCCGCGATATGGCCCTGAATGGTAAAATCCCAGGTGTTAAAAAAGCAAGCTGGTAA
- the rplV gene encoding 50S ribosomal protein L22 translates to MEAVAKLNNYPTGPRKMRLLADVIRGMQVEKALATLEHHPQHNAVPLAKLLKSAISNWEQKNNGQSAADAGLIVKTVFVDGGRILKRMRPAPQGRGYRVRKRSNHVTIIVDSNN, encoded by the coding sequence ATGGAAGCAGTAGCTAAATTAAATAATTACCCTACCGGACCACGTAAAATGCGTTTACTCGCTGATGTGATCCGTGGCATGCAAGTGGAAAAAGCACTTGCCACCCTGGAACACCACCCACAGCATAATGCCGTTCCTTTGGCAAAACTGCTGAAGAGTGCTATCAGCAACTGGGAACAAAAAAACAATGGTCAGAGTGCAGCCGACGCAGGCCTGATAGTGAAAACCGTATTTGTGGATGGTGGCCGTATCTTAAAACGTATGCGCCCAGCCCCTCAGGGCCGTGGCTACCGCGTACGTAAGCGTAGCAACCACGTAACTATCATTGTTGATTCAAATAATTAA
- the rpsH gene encoding 30S ribosomal protein S8, whose amino-acid sequence MVTDPIADFLTRIRNAQLAGHRLVEIPASNLKKRMTEILYDQGYILKYKFEDDSKQGIIKIALKYDPTSKQPAIRSLERVSRPGLRQYAKPAEFKRVINGLGIAIVSTSKGVMTDKQAKNENVGGEVLCYIY is encoded by the coding sequence ATGGTAACTGATCCTATAGCAGACTTCCTGACCAGGATTCGTAATGCGCAATTGGCGGGACACAGACTAGTAGAGATTCCTGCATCTAATCTCAAAAAACGTATGACTGAAATCCTCTACGATCAGGGTTATATCCTGAAGTACAAATTCGAGGACGACAGCAAGCAGGGTATTATCAAAATCGCTTTGAAATACGATCCTACCAGCAAACAACCTGCTATCCGTTCCCTCGAACGCGTAAGCCGTCCAGGTCTGCGTCAGTACGCTAAACCAGCTGAGTTTAAGCGCGTGATCAATGGTCTCGGTATCGCTATCGTCTCTACCTCTAAAGGGGTTATGACCGATAAACAAGCGAAAAACGAGAATGTAGGTGGTGAAGTCCTTTGCTATATCTACTAA
- the rplC gene encoding 50S ribosomal protein L3 produces MKGIIGKKIGMTSIFSPDGKQTACTIIEAGPCVVTQVKSQDTDGYTALQLAFGDKKEKHATKGDINHFSKAQTAPKQFVKEFRDYSLDKNLGETITVDIFAEGETVDVVGTSKGKGFQGVVKRHGFSGVGEQSHGQHDRQRAPGSIGGSSYPSRVFKGMRMAGRMGGDRVKVKGLKVVKIFADKNYILVTGSVPGHNGSIVLIQK; encoded by the coding sequence ATGAAAGGAATTATTGGAAAAAAAATCGGGATGACCAGCATCTTCAGCCCCGATGGCAAGCAAACTGCTTGTACTATCATCGAAGCTGGTCCCTGCGTAGTAACCCAGGTTAAATCTCAGGACACTGATGGTTACACTGCATTACAGTTAGCTTTTGGCGACAAAAAAGAAAAACACGCTACCAAGGGCGATATCAATCACTTCTCTAAAGCCCAAACTGCACCCAAGCAGTTCGTTAAAGAATTCCGCGATTATTCTCTGGATAAAAATTTAGGCGAAACTATCACTGTCGACATCTTCGCAGAAGGCGAAACCGTTGATGTAGTTGGTACATCAAAAGGTAAAGGCTTCCAGGGCGTTGTTAAACGTCACGGATTCTCTGGTGTTGGCGAACAATCTCACGGCCAGCACGACCGTCAGCGCGCTCCAGGTTCTATCGGTGGTTCATCTTATCCTTCCCGCGTTTTCAAAGGAATGAGGATGGCTGGCCGTATGGGTGGCGACAGGGTGAAAGTTAAAGGCCTCAAAGTGGTTAAAATCTTCGCCGACAAAAACTACATCCTGGTAACTGGTTCTGTTCCCGGACATAACGGTTCCATCGTTTTAATCCAGAAATAA
- the rplF gene encoding 50S ribosomal protein L6, with protein MSRVGKKPIAVPAGVTITVGKDNVVAVKGPKGELKQAVDRDILIEVKDGILTIGRPTDQIRHKALHGLYRALLANLVKGVTEGYKKDLELVGVGYKAANQGNTLDLSLGYSHNIIFEIPSELKVTTLTEKGQNPKIFLEGIDKQLLGAVAAKIRSLRKPEPYKGKGVKYSGEFIRRKAGKAAGK; from the coding sequence ATGTCTCGCGTAGGTAAAAAACCAATTGCTGTTCCTGCCGGTGTTACGATCACCGTTGGTAAAGACAATGTGGTAGCTGTTAAAGGTCCCAAAGGCGAATTGAAACAAGCCGTTGACAGGGATATCCTGATCGAAGTAAAAGATGGCATCTTAACAATTGGCCGTCCTACTGACCAAATCCGTCACAAAGCACTCCACGGCTTATACCGTGCACTGCTCGCAAACCTCGTAAAAGGTGTGACCGAAGGCTACAAAAAAGACCTCGAACTGGTGGGTGTGGGTTATAAAGCAGCAAACCAGGGCAATACCCTCGACCTGTCTTTAGGTTACTCTCACAATATCATCTTCGAAATCCCTTCAGAATTAAAGGTGACTACCTTAACCGAAAAAGGTCAGAACCCTAAGATCTTCCTGGAAGGCATCGACAAACAATTACTCGGCGCTGTAGCTGCTAAAATCCGCAGCCTGCGTAAACCAGAACCGTACAAAGGTAAAGGTGTTAAATACAGTGGTGAATTCATCCGTCGTAAGGCTGGTAAAGCTGCTGGTAAATAA
- the rpsE gene encoding 30S ribosomal protein S5 — MSKVNVNKVKAAGDVELKEKVVAINRVVKTTKGGRTFSFSALVVVGNENGIVGQGLGKAKEVQEAITKGIEDAKKNLVKVPIMHGTIPHDQLGKEGAAKVLIKPAAHGTGVIAGGSMRSVLESAGVTDVLAKSLGSANPHNVVKATIKALTLLREPVAVAKNRTLQLKKVFNG; from the coding sequence ATGTCTAAAGTAAACGTAAATAAGGTTAAAGCTGCCGGTGACGTTGAATTAAAGGAGAAAGTGGTTGCTATTAACCGTGTGGTAAAAACAACCAAAGGTGGCCGTACTTTCAGCTTTTCAGCGTTAGTTGTGGTAGGTAACGAAAACGGTATCGTGGGTCAGGGCCTCGGTAAAGCAAAAGAAGTTCAGGAAGCTATTACCAAAGGCATTGAAGATGCTAAAAAGAACCTGGTGAAAGTTCCTATCATGCACGGTACTATTCCTCACGACCAGTTAGGTAAAGAAGGCGCCGCTAAAGTGCTTATCAAACCTGCTGCACATGGTACTGGTGTAATCGCCGGTGGTAGCATGCGTTCCGTTCTAGAAAGCGCTGGTGTTACCGACGTATTGGCTAAAAGCCTTGGTTCCGCTAACCCACACAACGTGGTGAAAGCTACTATCAAAGCCCTGACATTATTACGTGAGCCTGTAGCGGTTGCTAAAAACCGTACCTTACAATTAAAGAAAGTTTTTAACGGATAG